The Vicinamibacterales bacterium sequence AATGCCGGCGGCGTCCGCCATCAATTCTCCACTCGTCAAAATATTCAGCTCTCCATGGAATCGATCCGTCTGATGGAGCGGTTTGAGGAGGAGGTTGGATATCCCATGGATTTTCATCAAGACGGGTATCTGTTTCTCCTTTCAACACCTGAGTCAGTCGAAACCTTTCGCAAGAACGTTACGCTCCAACGGAGTCTTGGTGTCGAGGTTGATCTGGTGACTCCCAGTGACGCCGTCCGGCTCGCCCCAGGCTTGAGCGTTGACGGCGTCCTTGCCGCTAGTTACTGCGCGCGAGACGGCATTGCGGATCCGAATGGACTCACCATGGGCTTCGCGCGTGCTGCACAGGCGAAAGGTGTCCAGATCGAACGCAACATAACCGTAACAGGGATTACGGTCGAGAAGCACCGGATTATAGGGGTAACAACGAATAAGGGAAACATCTCCACACCGAGTGTGGTCAATGCAACTGGCCCCCATGCAGCCCGTGTTGCAGCTCTTGCCGGCGTCGAAGTTCCAGTAACTCCACTCAGAAGAAATATCTTTATTGCACAGCCCCCCAGTGAAGCGGCGAGTGGAGTCAATTACCCAGATAGTCACATTATGGTGATCGACTCCAGCACCTCCTTCTACTTCCACCGTGAAGGAGCAAACATTCTGTTCGGAATGGGCGATCCAGACGAAACCCCTGGTTTCGATATGACTG is a genomic window containing:
- a CDS encoding FAD-binding oxidoreductase, whose protein sequence is MKSTSDVVIIGGGCMGTSTAYHLACLGIQNVVLLEREAQLAVGSTGRNAGGVRHQFSTRQNIQLSMESIRLMERFEEEVGYPMDFHQDGYLFLLSTPESVETFRKNVTLQRSLGVEVDLVTPSDAVRLAPGLSVDGVLAASYCARDGIADPNGLTMGFARAAQAKGVQIERNITVTGITVEKHRIIGVTTNKGNISTPSVVNATGPHAARVAALAGVEVPVTPLRRNIFIAQPPSEAASGVNYPDSHIMVIDSSTSFYFHREGANILFGMGDPDETPGFDMTVRWDFLDSVVEVAMSRLPTLVEGKVSHAWAGLYAMSPDGNAIVGEANTVAGFYLINGFSGHGFQHSPAIGRLLAAQITGRETDIDPSPFALNRFGSGTNSPEANVV